From the genome of Blautia pseudococcoides, one region includes:
- a CDS encoding cold-shock protein, with amino-acid sequence MNNGTVKWFNAQKGYGFITDSNTGEDVFVHFSAIVSNGFKSLDEGQRVTFDTEQDPKDSRKLKAVNVCAA; translated from the coding sequence ATGAATAACGGTACAGTGAAATGGTTTAACGCTCAGAAGGGATACGGATTTATTACTGATTCCAATACAGGAGAGGATGTATTCGTACATTTTTCCGCTATTGTTTCCAATGGTTTCAAAAGCCTTGACGAAGGACAGAGAGTAACATTTGATACAGAGCAGGATCCGAAAGACAGCAGAAAACTGAAAGCAGTTAATGTTTGTGCAGCATAA
- a CDS encoding lipocalin-like domain-containing protein: protein MKKREKLKKIFSGIVTAVFAVTLIPASLPETVSAAPPASRVSVHDPSIFKDPVDDTYYVLGSHIASASSEDLIDWEQISTDYGDTSAAPFYGNLQETFAEPFQWAGYDDGDCSGGNYAVWAPDIVYNPQYEWEDGSKGAYMIYLCTSSTWRRSCIGYMVSKEMDGPYDYIDTLIYSGFTTNGNPDGNSTRNTKWDNDYLNLKELVELGPENGGISEVSDNWFTDNGDWDNNYAPNAIDPTVFFDAQGEHLYMTYGSWSGGLFILELNPATGEAYYPGVDSVDEVSGNYTDRYFGTHIAGGNHQSGEAPYILYDEATEYYYLYETYGGLTADGGYNMRLFRSENVMGPYLDAAGNNAANSGSGNSSYGIKLMGNYEFYDQLGKKAAGHNSALIDDDGAHYLVHHQRFNISPQTEQHELRIHQQFLNQDQWPVTAVYEYTGEEIAHYENSQVIGSYEFINHGTDSSGNMLTTQFVNLNEDGTVSGDYTGNWTKTGASDAQGNDLGYDYLTLNIGDIVYKGVFFQQTNEAGSPQSVMTFSAFGNDNTSVWGSMMPNSDENRVNAAAASLDTYIPSATAESITLPTSVMGAEVTWSSSNSSVMDESGNVQPPQEETVVTLTATVSFGTASVNKEYNITVRARASLIYGFDFETPASEGGLSPTEASAKSGNASLMGTAALVDDSERGNVLEITNEAGAKGVNFLRLPEDTFSTVTERGYSVSMWAKISADSWEHSALFEADNSATAPNYPMTRIGVNLIARINANGYSDVQGELLTSNGVRDQWEHIVYTVNPDGIKVYLNGQLVGEEKKNIASCFDASNAASIQKAVNVSVGSGFIWNDEDVRNARFDDVKVYDGTLTAEEIMSAYQN from the coding sequence ATGAAAAAAAGAGAGAAATTGAAAAAAATCTTTTCTGGGATAGTCACAGCAGTATTTGCTGTAACACTCATTCCCGCTTCTTTGCCAGAAACGGTTTCAGCTGCTCCACCGGCTTCCCGTGTCTCTGTACATGACCCTTCTATTTTCAAGGATCCCGTGGATGACACTTATTATGTCTTAGGCTCCCATATCGCCTCCGCCAGTTCTGAAGACTTAATCGACTGGGAACAGATAAGCACAGACTATGGAGATACCTCCGCAGCGCCTTTCTATGGAAACCTTCAGGAAACTTTTGCGGAACCTTTCCAATGGGCCGGATATGATGACGGTGACTGCAGCGGTGGAAATTATGCAGTCTGGGCTCCGGACATTGTCTATAACCCTCAGTATGAGTGGGAAGACGGCAGCAAAGGCGCTTACATGATTTACCTGTGTACCTCCTCCACCTGGAGACGTTCCTGTATCGGCTACATGGTCTCCAAAGAAATGGATGGACCCTATGACTACATAGACACCCTGATTTATTCCGGCTTTACCACCAACGGAAATCCGGATGGAAACAGTACCAGAAACACAAAATGGGATAACGATTATCTAAACCTGAAAGAACTGGTAGAATTAGGCCCGGAAAACGGCGGAATCAGCGAAGTCAGCGACAACTGGTTTACTGACAACGGAGACTGGGACAACAACTATGCACCTAACGCTATTGACCCAACGGTATTTTTTGATGCACAGGGGGAACACCTGTATATGACCTACGGCTCCTGGTCCGGCGGATTATTTATTCTGGAATTAAATCCGGCCACAGGAGAAGCCTATTATCCTGGTGTGGATTCTGTAGATGAAGTATCGGGAAATTACACGGACCGGTATTTCGGAACCCATATTGCGGGAGGGAATCATCAGTCCGGAGAAGCTCCTTATATTCTCTATGATGAGGCAACCGAATATTATTATCTGTACGAAACCTACGGCGGCCTTACCGCAGACGGAGGTTATAACATGCGGCTTTTCCGCTCAGAGAATGTCATGGGTCCCTATCTGGACGCAGCAGGAAACAATGCAGCAAACAGCGGTTCCGGAAATTCCTCCTATGGTATTAAGCTGATGGGCAATTATGAGTTTTATGACCAGTTAGGCAAAAAAGCAGCCGGACATAACTCTGCTCTGATTGATGATGACGGGGCTCATTACCTGGTGCATCACCAGCGCTTCAATATTTCCCCTCAGACAGAGCAGCACGAACTGCGCATCCATCAGCAGTTCCTCAATCAGGACCAGTGGCCGGTAACTGCAGTGTACGAATACACCGGCGAAGAAATTGCCCATTATGAGAATTCTCAGGTAATCGGTTCCTATGAATTTATCAACCACGGAACGGATTCCAGCGGGAACATGCTGACTACACAGTTTGTAAATTTAAACGAAGACGGAACAGTTTCCGGGGACTACACCGGAAACTGGACAAAAACCGGTGCTTCCGACGCTCAGGGGAATGATTTAGGATATGATTATCTCACCTTAAATATAGGAGACATCGTATACAAAGGAGTCTTTTTCCAGCAGACAAACGAGGCTGGTTCTCCCCAGTCTGTTATGACTTTCTCAGCCTTTGGAAATGACAATACTTCTGTATGGGGAAGTATGATGCCCAACTCTGATGAAAACCGGGTAAACGCAGCCGCAGCTTCTCTTGATACCTATATCCCCTCTGCAACAGCAGAAAGTATCACACTGCCCACTTCCGTTATGGGCGCAGAGGTAACCTGGTCTTCCTCCAATTCCTCTGTAATGGATGAAAGCGGCAATGTACAGCCTCCCCAGGAGGAAACCGTTGTGACCCTTACGGCCACCGTATCCTTTGGCACAGCCTCTGTGAACAAAGAGTATAATATTACGGTAAGGGCCAGAGCCTCTTTGATTTACGGCTTTGATTTTGAAACTCCGGCCTCTGAAGGGGGACTTTCTCCCACTGAAGCATCTGCAAAAAGCGGAAATGCTTCCTTAATGGGAACCGCCGCTTTGGTGGACGATTCTGAGAGAGGAAATGTTTTGGAGATTACCAATGAAGCGGGCGCCAAAGGTGTAAACTTCCTGAGACTTCCGGAAGATACTTTCTCCACAGTTACAGAACGGGGCTATTCCGTCAGCATGTGGGCCAAGATCTCCGCAGACTCCTGGGAACACAGTGCTTTGTTTGAAGCAGACAACAGCGCCACTGCTCCCAATTATCCTATGACCCGTATCGGTGTCAACCTGATTGCTCGTATCAACGCCAACGGATACAGCGATGTGCAGGGCGAGCTTCTTACCAGCAACGGTGTCAGAGACCAGTGGGAACACATTGTCTATACAGTCAACCCTGACGGCATTAAAGTTTATCTTAACGGACAATTGGTTGGAGAAGAGAAAAAGAACATCGCCTCCTGCTTTGATGCTTCTAATGCAGCCAGCATACAGAAGGCTGTAAATGTATCTGTAGGAAGCGGATTTATCTGGAATGATGAAGATGTGAGAAATGCAAGATTTGATGATGTTAAGGTATATGATGGAACGCTTACTGCAGAGGAAATCATGAGCGCATATCAAAATTAA
- a CDS encoding ABC-2 transporter permease: MMKSLILKDLYNIGHNTKSMLFILIIFAVAIIPFSGVSSYIFICSILCSMMIVTTFSFDDNSNWIRYALILPISKKNIVLAKFVTLFIFSACGALTGLVIGTVGGRITKIIDFSLSTLCELLFLTLAALVIAMIFGGISIPLVYKFGAEKGRMLLLVSFLLPIGLCWVIYQLLGALGIELTEKSIFVLLCCFPIIALLWDYVMYRISYKIFYNKDNN, encoded by the coding sequence ATGATGAAAAGTCTAATTTTAAAGGATTTGTATAATATTGGTCATAATACCAAATCTATGTTATTTATTCTCATCATTTTTGCAGTTGCTATCATTCCTTTTTCTGGTGTAAGTAGCTATATATTTATATGTTCGATTTTATGTAGCATGATGATTGTAACTACATTTTCATTTGATGATAATTCTAATTGGATAAGGTATGCGTTGATACTACCTATTTCTAAAAAAAATATTGTATTAGCAAAGTTTGTAACTTTATTTATTTTCTCTGCCTGTGGTGCTTTGACTGGATTGGTTATTGGAACTGTAGGAGGGAGAATTACCAAAATTATAGATTTTAGTTTGTCAACCTTATGCGAATTGTTATTTTTAACATTGGCTGCATTAGTGATAGCTATGATTTTTGGGGGAATATCAATTCCGCTTGTATATAAATTTGGAGCAGAAAAGGGAAGAATGCTTCTTTTAGTATCTTTTTTGTTGCCAATCGGTCTTTGTTGGGTGATATATCAGCTTTTAGGGGCATTAGGAATTGAACTGACAGAAAAATCAATTTTTGTATTGCTGTGTTGTTTTCCCATTATAGCGCTTTTGTGGGACTATGTAATGTATAGAATAAGCTACAAGATTTTTTACAATAAAGATAATAATTAG
- a CDS encoding DUF2935 domain-containing protein, translated as MKDYAVISLELHLFFIRIMKEHSLFLEAGFQIKDSACIKKAGWFREQFEKILGEVVQLSDGLVGCGVLKSQEVVTDFTRQSEKKTSQLTGIPIDTCITVREEKLTAGSGCSSRQTRNEVRMLNQKVLHLLNGLIEFKEGILADMEGCRLFAANYPLLIKHIIREAKLYRSFLSELERRGTISAKSMRETEMFWNQIMMEHALFIRGLLDPSEEELIATADEFAGDYKKLLCEARNKNNRTMGDLTKKTLQETEKYRDFKMAGTKGINDCEISSIILPLLADHVLREANHYLRILENTCD; from the coding sequence ATGAAAGATTATGCAGTAATATCACTGGAACTTCACTTGTTTTTTATTAGGATCATGAAGGAACATTCACTTTTTCTTGAGGCCGGATTTCAGATAAAGGATTCAGCCTGCATAAAAAAAGCCGGATGGTTCAGAGAACAATTTGAGAAGATTTTAGGGGAAGTTGTGCAGTTAAGCGACGGCCTGGTGGGATGCGGAGTGCTGAAATCACAGGAAGTGGTGACAGATTTTACAAGGCAGTCAGAGAAAAAGACATCACAGCTTACAGGAATACCCATTGATACATGTATTACGGTCAGGGAAGAAAAGCTCACCGCCGGAAGCGGATGCAGCAGCAGGCAGACAAGGAACGAGGTAAGGATGCTCAACCAGAAAGTTCTGCATTTGCTAAACGGACTGATCGAGTTTAAAGAAGGGATCCTGGCAGATATGGAAGGGTGCAGATTGTTTGCAGCCAATTATCCGCTGCTGATAAAACACATTATAAGGGAGGCAAAATTATATCGTTCCTTTTTATCGGAACTGGAAAGACGCGGTACGATCAGTGCAAAAAGCATGCGTGAGACCGAAATGTTCTGGAATCAGATCATGATGGAACATGCCTTATTTATCCGTGGATTACTGGACCCGTCGGAGGAAGAGCTGATCGCCACTGCTGATGAGTTTGCAGGAGACTATAAAAAACTTTTGTGCGAAGCCAGGAATAAAAATAACAGGACCATGGGTGATCTGACGAAAAAAACATTACAGGAAACAGAAAAATATAGAGATTTCAAGATGGCAGGCACAAAAGGAATTAACGACTGTGAGATCTCATCTATTATCCTGCCTCTGCTTGCAGACCATGTGCTGCGGGAAGCAAACCATTATCTTAGGATTTTAGAGAATACATGTGATTAA
- a CDS encoding PqqD family peptide modification chaperone yields MDNNEFYIFDKNHFNTMQLKDRILLYNNTDCQVIWANESGKSILDKLDGNKSISEIICEISEEYDLPENVVETYVNDFIEHLILNKMVVLKREYKRNTDRCIRGINRLYLEVAKGRLERSIKDTRKILDKVAAASQEKEIMLFLNCEELDSKKIYDILSVTMEYNRFLVYTRIKPNKLSLDLLRLCCNNKKIKFIIPLVHSDEFQNDKLTYPGYYRNFLECIKDCISNSITCYLGLKITGENVKVLNDMQQQAFDLGMAGIFLDDYDIDDEACLVELYQNNTFLNSWKNNRIKKRSNYFSIIMYRGFCQNSISNLQKKKHCGIGLEELYIDINNRVFPCHRLQETEYYYHSLDEYLKSREKDYSDQIISDKCRNCFAWCICLGGCRAKNILEGSHINAIATDCAIKKKNIKKIFFDE; encoded by the coding sequence ATGGATAATAATGAGTTTTATATTTTTGACAAGAATCATTTTAACACGATGCAATTAAAAGACAGAATTTTATTATACAATAATACAGACTGCCAAGTAATATGGGCAAACGAATCTGGTAAATCCATTTTAGATAAATTGGATGGTAATAAATCAATAAGTGAAATTATTTGTGAAATTTCAGAAGAATATGATTTGCCAGAAAATGTGGTCGAAACATACGTCAATGACTTTATTGAACACTTAATTCTAAATAAAATGGTTGTTCTAAAACGTGAATATAAAAGAAATACAGATAGATGTATTCGTGGAATTAACCGACTATACCTTGAAGTGGCTAAGGGGCGTTTGGAAAGAAGTATAAAAGATACAAGAAAAATTCTTGATAAAGTAGCTGCTGCTTCTCAAGAAAAAGAGATTATGTTGTTTCTAAACTGTGAAGAGTTAGACAGTAAAAAAATATACGATATTCTTTCTGTTACGATGGAATACAACCGTTTTTTGGTATATACTAGAATTAAGCCAAATAAGCTATCCCTAGATTTGCTCCGATTGTGTTGCAATAATAAGAAAATTAAATTTATAATTCCATTAGTCCATAGTGATGAATTTCAAAATGATAAATTAACATATCCGGGTTATTATAGAAACTTTCTCGAGTGTATAAAAGATTGTATATCCAATTCCATTACATGTTATCTGGGATTGAAAATAACTGGCGAAAACGTAAAAGTATTAAATGATATGCAGCAGCAGGCTTTTGATCTTGGGATGGCTGGGATTTTTTTAGATGATTATGATATAGACGATGAAGCTTGTTTAGTGGAGCTTTATCAAAATAATACATTTTTAAATTCGTGGAAAAATAACCGAATTAAAAAGCGTAGTAATTATTTTTCTATCATAATGTATAGGGGATTTTGCCAGAATAGTATTAGCAATCTCCAGAAAAAGAAGCATTGTGGAATAGGTCTGGAAGAACTATATATTGATATTAACAATCGGGTATTTCCTTGTCATAGGTTACAGGAAACTGAGTATTACTATCACAGCCTTGACGAATATCTGAAAAGCAGAGAAAAGGACTATTCGGATCAGATTATTTCAGACAAGTGTAGGAATTGTTTTGCATGGTGTATTTGTTTGGGAGGCTGCAGGGCTAAAAATATATTAGAAGGTTCTCATATAAATGCAATTGCTACTGACTGCGCAATAAAGAAAAAGAATATTAAAAAAATTTTCTTTGATGAATAA
- a CDS encoding kinase, protein MRLEKIQNLLKEKSLEFQYNEVGGCGSLDFDYRGVPYHIWEYQENGWGVETNVKHGGCNEDLTGDYEEEILQVMKDW, encoded by the coding sequence ATGCGTCTGGAAAAAATACAAAATCTTCTGAAAGAAAAATCCCTGGAGTTTCAATATAATGAGGTGGGCGGCTGCGGCAGCCTGGACTTTGATTACAGAGGTGTCCCTTATCACATCTGGGAATACCAGGAAAACGGCTGGGGCGTGGAGACGAATGTGAAACACGGGGGATGCAATGAGGATCTTACCGGTGACTATGAAGAAGAAATCCTTCAGGTCATGAAAGACTGGTGA
- a CDS encoding B12-binding domain-containing radical SAM protein: MKIKKDSDVLLINVPLDRTIKYREKLSTLSSMPPLGQLYIATYLEQHGFKVSFIDLAVELFEMEEFVESLSISAPKIVGFATYVESWKIQNMLIKKIKEILPGVIIIGGGHCATFEYGKMLDIGFDYLIRGEGEEAFLNFCNWKIKKQKVAVEDISGLVYKKNNVVLKNKIKRINNLDVLPYPDRRFLNLKRYSYPFTISTARGCPGRCIFCSSHAFWGNKVIMRSAQDIYTEVVELNKQYSMTDFFIIDDTFTLKPQRTKEFCELIINYQQEKNMEFSWGCESRADIVKEELLLKMKAAGCRMIQFGMESGNDEILKTINKHITFQQVYNAVEIAYQCGIKTNVSVMIGHHADTCETIEETLMKAKSLQDKFEANILFAINTPYPGTELRKKLREYGAELIVSENSKLRVDRPSMRIKHVEVNKIRQYYDMAERMFKMRNL; this comes from the coding sequence ATGAAAATTAAAAAAGATTCGGATGTTTTATTAATAAATGTACCTCTTGACAGGACGATAAAATATAGAGAGAAATTATCAACTTTAAGCTCAATGCCACCATTAGGGCAACTGTACATTGCGACCTATTTGGAGCAGCATGGATTTAAAGTGAGTTTTATTGATTTAGCTGTAGAATTGTTTGAGATGGAAGAATTCGTTGAATCTTTATCAATCAGTGCGCCTAAAATCGTTGGCTTTGCAACTTATGTTGAATCCTGGAAAATACAGAATATGCTTATAAAGAAGATAAAAGAGATATTGCCTGGTGTTATCATCATAGGAGGGGGGCATTGCGCAACTTTTGAATATGGCAAGATGCTGGATATAGGGTTTGACTATCTTATTAGAGGAGAGGGAGAAGAGGCATTTCTTAATTTTTGTAACTGGAAAATAAAAAAACAAAAGGTTGCAGTAGAAGATATATCTGGGTTAGTATATAAAAAGAATAACGTCGTTCTAAAAAATAAAATTAAGAGAATCAACAATTTAGATGTGCTGCCCTATCCTGATAGAAGATTCTTAAATTTAAAAAGATATAGTTACCCATTTACAATTTCAACAGCAAGAGGGTGCCCTGGAAGGTGTATATTTTGCTCATCTCATGCATTCTGGGGAAACAAAGTTATCATGAGAAGCGCCCAAGATATATATACTGAAGTGGTTGAACTAAACAAACAATATTCCATGACGGATTTTTTTATTATCGATGATACCTTTACATTGAAACCTCAACGGACAAAAGAATTTTGTGAGCTTATTATAAACTATCAACAGGAAAAAAATATGGAATTTTCATGGGGATGTGAATCAAGGGCAGATATTGTAAAGGAAGAGCTGTTATTAAAAATGAAAGCTGCCGGATGCAGAATGATACAATTTGGCATGGAGAGTGGTAATGACGAAATTCTGAAAACAATTAACAAGCATATTACATTTCAACAGGTATATAATGCAGTAGAAATTGCATATCAGTGTGGAATTAAGACAAATGTATCTGTTATGATTGGACATCATGCAGATACTTGTGAAACAATTGAAGAGACCTTGATGAAAGCAAAGTCATTACAGGATAAGTTTGAAGCAAATATATTATTTGCAATTAATACGCCATATCCAGGAACAGAACTGCGCAAAAAACTGAGAGAATATGGTGCTGAATTGATCGTTTCAGAAAATTCAAAATTGAGGGTTGACCGTCCTAGTATGAGGATTAAACATGTTGAAGTAAATAAAATAAGACAATATTATGATATGGCGGAAAGAATGTTCAAAATGAGAAATCTATAA
- a CDS encoding DUF4177 domain-containing protein — MKKYEYVNVDYLAKGVVFSSISEYQGIISRYASDGYRYVGFIPTEVGANGCLRKIDLIFEK, encoded by the coding sequence ATGAAAAAATATGAGTATGTAAATGTCGATTATTTGGCTAAAGGGGTTGTCTTTTCCTCTATTTCGGAATATCAAGGAATTATTAGCAGATATGCGAGTGATGGATATAGATATGTAGGATTTATTCCTACGGAGGTAGGAGCAAATGGATGTCTGCGAAAGATTGACTTGATTTTTGAAAAATAA
- a CDS encoding B12-binding domain-containing radical SAM protein, which yields MSKVDVLLLNLPTGTWYKKKLAEGNSMPPLGIMYIGTYLEKNNYTVKLIDLAVECLNEEEFFKIIEEYNPSIIGMSTYNEAWKVQKVLCRRIKEKHPNIVIAAGGAFATFCNEQILRESMTDFVLRGEGEYAFCQLCDYVIRGTEEKENIKGLCYKGSEGKVVANQNVDRIKDLDLLPFPNRALIKREKYVLPYTISTSRGCPGQCIFCSSKSFWGKGVIMRSAKSVYDEVIDIYNRYGSNIFYITDDTFTASRKRCLEFCKMLRESGISFVWGCESRADVINEEFIKILYESGCHKIQFGMESADNEILRKIKKHVTIEQIENAVICAAKYNMHIQVSYIVGHAFDTEETVKKTIAFAKHLSDDYGARVVCSVNTPFPGTEQFEKRKELGIEIKTDQWEKYLLNSPIINTSHLSINQLRYYLGEGQKLVQ from the coding sequence ATGAGTAAGGTAGATGTTTTGTTATTAAATCTTCCTACGGGAACATGGTATAAAAAGAAATTAGCAGAAGGTAATTCAATGCCGCCATTAGGTATTATGTATATTGGAACATATTTAGAGAAGAATAATTATACAGTAAAGTTGATTGATTTGGCGGTCGAATGTTTAAACGAAGAGGAATTTTTTAAAATCATTGAGGAATATAATCCTTCGATTATTGGGATGAGTACATATAACGAAGCATGGAAGGTACAAAAAGTATTATGTAGAAGGATAAAAGAAAAACATCCCAACATAGTGATTGCTGCTGGAGGTGCTTTTGCCACCTTCTGCAACGAGCAGATTTTAAGAGAAAGCATGACGGATTTTGTTTTGCGAGGTGAGGGGGAATACGCATTTTGCCAGTTATGTGATTATGTAATACGAGGAACAGAGGAAAAAGAAAATATAAAGGGATTATGCTATAAAGGTTCAGAAGGAAAGGTAGTTGCTAACCAAAATGTTGACAGAATAAAAGACTTGGATTTATTACCGTTCCCAAATAGAGCACTTATTAAGAGGGAGAAATATGTTTTGCCATATACTATTTCGACATCCAGAGGATGCCCTGGTCAATGTATCTTTTGTTCTTCAAAATCTTTTTGGGGTAAAGGTGTAATTATGCGTTCCGCAAAAAGTGTGTATGATGAAGTAATAGATATTTATAATAGATATGGTTCAAATATCTTTTACATTACAGATGACACATTTACGGCATCAAGAAAGCGTTGCCTAGAATTTTGCAAGATGTTAAGAGAATCTGGTATTTCTTTTGTATGGGGTTGCGAATCAAGAGCAGATGTTATAAATGAGGAATTTATTAAAATTCTTTATGAATCGGGCTGTCATAAGATTCAGTTTGGTATGGAGAGCGCTGATAATGAAATTTTAAGAAAGATAAAAAAACATGTGACAATAGAGCAGATAGAAAATGCTGTTATTTGTGCTGCAAAGTATAATATGCATATTCAGGTGTCATATATTGTAGGCCACGCTTTTGATACAGAGGAAACGGTTAAGAAAACTATTGCGTTTGCAAAACATTTAAGTGATGATTATGGGGCACGTGTAGTATGCAGTGTGAATACACCTTTCCCAGGAACAGAACAATTTGAAAAAAGAAAAGAACTGGGAATTGAAATCAAAACAGACCAATGGGAAAAATATCTTTTGAACTCACCAATTATAAATACAAGTCATTTGTCAATTAATCAGTTAAGATATTACTTAGGTGAAGGGCAGAAATTAGTACAGTAA
- a CDS encoding ABC transporter ATP-binding protein, which translates to MNSTLVVNQLSKSYPGFELRNISFEIPKGKIMGLVGENGAGKSTTINSILNLIKADSGTVTFWGQKLTENKKLKEDIGVVFDGINFYETLTPKKVGNIAKAAYTKWDTAAYTGYLERFNIPADKEIKTLSKGTKMKLCIAVALSHNPKLLILDEATSGLDPIVRYDILEVFLEFVQNGENSILMSSHITTDLEKVADYITFIHEGKLLFCKSKKELLNQYGIIECETKDFNLLAKEDVLVSQNRVSSWKVLVADRDKIKDKYGLKVKDITLEDILLLYVKGE; encoded by the coding sequence ATGAATAGTACTTTAGTGGTAAATCAATTGTCAAAATCTTATCCAGGATTTGAGCTGAGAAATATTTCCTTTGAAATACCTAAAGGTAAAATTATGGGATTAGTTGGTGAAAATGGGGCTGGTAAAAGTACTACAATTAATTCTATACTTAATTTAATAAAGGCCGATAGTGGAACTGTAACTTTTTGGGGACAGAAATTGACAGAAAATAAAAAGCTTAAAGAAGATATAGGAGTTGTGTTTGATGGAATTAATTTTTATGAAACACTTACCCCTAAAAAAGTTGGAAATATTGCAAAAGCGGCTTATACAAAATGGGATACAGCTGCATATACGGGCTATTTAGAGCGGTTTAATATACCTGCAGATAAAGAAATAAAAACATTGTCAAAAGGAACAAAAATGAAATTGTGTATTGCGGTAGCACTTTCTCATAACCCCAAATTATTAATTTTAGATGAGGCTACCAGTGGTCTTGATCCGATTGTACGTTACGATATTTTGGAAGTGTTTTTAGAATTTGTACAAAACGGCGAGAATTCTATATTGATGTCTTCACATATTACGACGGATTTAGAAAAAGTAGCTGATTATATTACTTTTATCCATGAGGGTAAATTGCTTTTCTGTAAATCCAAAAAGGAATTATTGAATCAGTACGGGATTATAGAATGTGAAACAAAAGATTTTAATTTATTAGCTAAAGAAGATGTCCTTGTTAGTCAAAATAGAGTTTCTAGTTGGAAGGTATTGGTGGCTGATAGAGATAAAATAAAAGATAAATACGGCTTAAAAGTCAAAGATATTACACTAGAAGATATTCTTTTGTTATATGTGAAGGGAGAGTAA